A stretch of the Salminus brasiliensis chromosome 19, fSalBra1.hap2, whole genome shotgun sequence genome encodes the following:
- the her11 gene encoding hairy-related 11 has product MAKTESLRRTLKPVIEKKRRDRINQNLDALRALLFRSTADTRLQNPKLEKAEILDLAVQYIKKNACTRADKKVSANLEVTKTQPKAQQPVHGIHLHQCVSDFTSFVGQMHPSERETVLHSLEYYLDSRLARSAKAGNETDIKATSALTKLCSSASPHHYNQDPIFPESSLLGYKSSSFTPSASPNHLSPPPSPPFSPMASPFITSPPYSSVPCHLPFAPSGSPPSTNPPPTLFAVPFSVMSQSLPSHASRDLPTPPSPNLDINGDLLPVPALSTWRPWS; this is encoded by the exons ATGGCCAAAACGGAAAGCCTGCGAAGA ACGCTGAAGCCAGTGAtcgagaagaaaagaagagaccGAATCAACCAGAATCTGGATGCCCTCAGAGCTCTGCTGTTTAGGAGCACTGCAGATACG CGTTTACAGAATCCCAAACTAGAGAAAGCAGAAATTCTGGACCTTGCCGTTCAGTATATAAAAAAGAATGCATGCACCAGGGCAGATAAGAaag TGTCTGCAAACCTTGAAGTCACCAAAACTCAACCCAAGGCACAGCAACCAGTCCATGGCATTCATCTCCACCAATGTGTTTCTGACTTCACCTCATTTGTGGGCCAGATGCATCCATCTGAGAGGGAGACAGTTCTTCACAGTCTGGAATACTATCTGGACAGCCGTCTGGCCCGTTCTGCCAAAGCTGGGAATGAAACGGACATCAAGGCAACCAGCGCCCTGACCAAGCTTTGCTCATCTGCATCACCTCACCACTATAACCAAGACCCGATCTTCCCTGAGTCGTCGTTACTTGGTTATAAATCCTCCAGCTTTACTCCATCAGCTTCACCAAACCACCTTTCCCCTCcaccctctcctcctttctccccCATGGCTTCCCCTTTCATCACCTCTCCCCCATATTCATCTGTTCCCTGCCACCTACCTTTTGCTCCTTCTGGTTCTCCTCCCTCCACCAATCCCCCACCCACTCTTTTTGCAGTGCCATTCTCTGTAATGTCTCAGTCCTTGCCGTCTCACGCCTCCAGAGATCTCCCCACGCCACCATCTCCCAATCTGGATATCAATGGAGATCTGCTCCCTGTCCCAGCCCTGTCAACATGGAGACCGTGGAGCTGA